The Lutibacter profundi genome includes a region encoding these proteins:
- a CDS encoding superoxide dismutase, translated as MAFDLPKLSYAYDALEPYIDARTMEIHLTKHHYGYTNNLNNAIAGTNLEGKSINDILTKLDMNNTAVRNNGGGYYNHNLFWEVMNPEGKGYLSGELKDAIVAEFGSVEDFKDTFAKAAATRFGSGWAWLCVHKGGKVEICSTPNQDNPLMPGVSCKGTPILALDVWEHAYYLKYQNRRPDYINAFFNVINWNYVEKLYAENK; from the coding sequence ATGGCTTTTGATTTACCAAAATTATCGTACGCTTATGATGCACTTGAACCTTATATTGATGCAAGAACAATGGAGATACACCTTACAAAGCATCATTATGGATATACTAACAATTTAAATAATGCAATTGCCGGTACCAATTTAGAAGGAAAATCTATCAATGATATTTTAACTAAATTAGATATGAATAATACAGCTGTTAGAAATAATGGTGGTGGTTATTACAATCACAATTTATTTTGGGAAGTGATGAATCCTGAAGGAAAAGGTTACCTCTCTGGTGAATTAAAAGATGCAATTGTAGCAGAATTTGGATCTGTTGAAGATTTTAAAGATACTTTTGCTAAAGCTGCAGCTACTAGATTTGGTTCTGGATGGGCTTGGTTATGCGTTCATAAAGGTGGTAAAGTTGAAATTTGTTCAACTCCAAACCAAGACAATCCTTTAATGCCAGGTGTTTCTTGTAAAGGAACTCCAATTTTAGCATTAGATGTTTGGGAACACGCTTATTACTTAAAATATCAAAACAGAAGACCAGATTATATCAATGCATTTTTTAATGTAATTAACTGGAATTATGTTGAAAAACTATATGCAGAAAACAAATAA